From Pseudomonas arsenicoxydans:
TGTCGGGCAGCCATGCCAGTAACGAGTCCCTGAGTTCGCCGGGTTGGTGCAGCGCGTACAGCAGGTTTTGCCTGGAGGGAAACTGCAACAAGGGCTGGTCCAGCATTGGGCGATAAAGCAGACAAGGGCCGCTGTGGGCATTTCGAGGGCTGATGATGAACATGTTTGCGACCGTGTCGCTGGCGCTGATCAAGCGATGTTGCGGTGTCATCGTGAGTGGGTAGATGGCAATGGACCTGGTTTTTTCGCTGTCGGGGTCAAGCAGTTCCCTGACGTATCGATAGCCGTGTTCATCGATCCCCGCCTCTTGTTTGACCTTGCCCTCAAGCGCCAAAAGCGGCAACAGCAAGCGCAATTGATCGCAGTAGAAGGTTTCCTGGCGACGGGATTCGATGGGGTCATCGATCAGTTTGCGTTTGATCAGTGCGGGGTACGCTTGGCCGATGTTGACCTGCGCCGCCAGGCTGGAGAGAAACGCAGGCGTCAGCCATTGCGGCAGCGGATGGTCGCGGATGAAAAAAGCCGTCGCCATGTAAGGCGCCTCGTTTTCCAGCGCGAAGTCGGCCAGGGTTTCGATGCGCTGGTCGAGGGGATTGGGCAGCGTCAGGTTATCAGTGGTGAAGCTGCTGGTGACGCGGATCCGCAAATCATCCAGCGGCAGGCTCGCGGCCCCTATGGCGCGTGTATCCGCGATGATCGCTTCACGCATCAGGCGTTGCGCGTAGTCGGTAATGGAAGGTATCTCGGCTCTGGCGGCCTTGCTGTGCGGTTCACGGTAGAGCATGCCCAGCGCGCTGATGTAACGACCATAGTCTTGAATGTCGGTTGTCGATGCTTCGCGTAACCAGTCGGGAATGGCCGAATTCAGTTGTTGGAAGCGAGCGTATTCGAGGGTATCCAGCCCGGTCTCTGGCAAAACGGCGTCACCGGCAGGCGCATCAAGGGATCTCATCGAGTCTATGGCATCGAGTTGTGACGTCACTAACGCCCAGGCCATGTGGTCAAAGACGTTGCCGTCAGGCTCGAACACCTGCCATCTGAGGGCGCGTCCTGCCAGCTGTTCTTCCAGGCGAGCGGGGAGCGAGTCGCCCAATTGTTCCATTGAAGTGAAAGACTCGTAACCGCGCTCGATCGTGTACATCACCAGCAATTCGCGTTTACCGCTGGTGGCCCTGAGCACCAGGGCGCCTCCGATCAACAGATGGCTGGCGACCTCGTTTTCGACGGTATCAATATCGATCAGGCATGCCTGGATGGCCGACAGATCGCTGATTGAATGTTTACGGCTGGCTCTATCGGGCTCGTTGAATACTTCACGCGCCATGGCGCATTCATCGCCGTCCCAGCCATTGACCGTCTGCACGTTCAGTGCCTTGCGCAACGAATCGGAGAGCTCCAGCCAGCGAGCCATTTTCCTGCCTTTCTGGTTCCAGAATTCCAGTTGCTGGCGTTGCAGCTCGATGAACAGCTGCGGTGCTGTGTCGTTCAGCACCTTGGCAATTTCCTCGATGCTGACCGCGAGGTGAACCGGGTTCTTGACGTCGGGTTCCAGTGTCAGGAAATGCTGCCCTTCAAGGTAGTTGGCTGTTGTCCCGAACAGGCTGTGTTGCAAGAGTGTGAAGGTCAGTGACTCGAATTCGATCGGGCCTGCTTCCACCTGGTCGTTCACGACGTTCCATTGCGGTGTAGCGATGGTGGTTTGGTCCGGGTCGATGTTCAGTTGCGGATAGAGCGTTCCCAATGCCTGGCGCAACAGCTGTGAGGCGACCTCATCCGGCAAAGGACCGTGACTGGTCTGCCCGATCAGCTCGCTTTTTTCTACTAAAAGCGTGGCGTCATCCAGGGACTCGGATGGAATGATATGGCTCATGACGGCTACCTTGGAGCAGGGAAGAGGACAAGAAGAACCTCTTGATTGCACCAACGGTAATGGAGCGCCAGGAGCCGGGGGTGGTAACTATTTATGCCTTCAAAAAAAGACCCGCAATCGCGCGGGTCTTTGATCTTGATAGGGCAAATCAGGTCCCGGACTTGATTTTGGTCCAGGCCCGGGTCCGCGCACGTTCGGCATCGCGCGGCAGCGGTTGCAGGGTGTAGAGCGTGCCCATCGCCGTTGCGGTCGGGTACAGGTTCGGGTTGTTGCGAATGGCCGGGTCGACCATTTCCGTGGCGTCCTTGTTCGGGTTCGGGTAGCCGACGAAATCGCTAACCGGTGCGATCACCTGCGGTTGCAGCAGGTAGTTGATGAAGGTGTAGGCATCGTCCGGATTCTTCGCGCCTTTAGGGATAGCGAGCATGTCGAACCAGATCGGCGCACCCTCTTTTGGCAGACGCATGTCGACGACTACGCCGTTCTTGGCTTCCTTGGCGCGGTTGGCGGCCTGGGAGAAGCTGCCGGAATAGCCGACCGCGACGCAGATGTCTCCGTTGGCGATGTCGGCCATGTACTTGGAGGAATGGAAGTAGGTGATGTACGGACGAATCTTCATCAACAGCGCTTCAGCCTTGTCGTAGTCCGCCGGCTTCTTGCTGTTGGGGTCAAGGCCAAGGTGTTGCAGGGCCAGCGGCAGGATCTCCGATGGTGAATCGAGCAGGGCGACGCCGCACTGCTTGAGTTTGCTGATGTTCTCTTCCTTGAAGATCAGGTCCCAGCTGTCCACTGGCGCGTTGTCACCCAGGGCGGCTTTGACCTTGTCCGGGTTGAAGCCGATCAGGATGGTGCCGTACATGTAGGGTACGGCGAATTTGTTGCCCGGGTCGTTGCCTTCCAGCAGCTTCATCAGCTTGGGATCGAGGTGGTTCCAGTTCGGCAGTTTGCTGCGATCCAGTGGCTGGAACACCCCGGCCTCGATCTGCTTGGCGAGGAACACGTTGGACGGCACCACCACGTCATAGCCCGAGTTGCCGGTCAGCAGCTTGGCTTCCAGTGCTTCGTTGGTGTCGAAGATGTCATAGACCAGTTTGGTCTGGGTGTTCTGTGCCTTGAAATCCTCCAGGGCCTTGGGCGTGATGTAGTCGAACCAGTTGTAGACGCGCAACGTTCGCTCTTCAGCATGGACGGCGCCACTAAGCACTGTGGCGCACAGTGCCGGGGCGATAAAACGCTTGAGTCTGTTCATTGTTCTAATTCCTCATTGGGCGCTTTCAAAACCTTCGAGAACATTCACGGCATTGATGCCGATTTCTTCCACGGCGTAGCCGCCTTCCATCACGAACAACGTCGGCTTGCCGAGGCCCGCGATGCGCTCGCCCATCGCCAGGTAATCCGGGCTGTCGAGCTTGAATTGGGAGATGGGGTCGTCCTTGAACGTGTCGACGCCCAGGGACACGACGACGATGTCGGCGCCGTATTTCTCGATTTCCTTGCAGGCTTGTTCCAGCGCTGCGCTCCAGCTGTCCCACCCGCTGCCGGCGGGCAAAGGGTAGTTGAAGTTGAAGCCTTCACCGGCGCCTTCACCCAGCTCGTCTTCATAGCCGAGGAAGAACGGGAATTCGGCTTCAGGATGGCCGTGGATCGAGGTGAAGAGCACATCGCTGCGCTCATAGAAAATCGATTGCGTGCCGTTGCCGTGGTGATAATCGACGTCGAGAATCGCGATCTTTTTATGGCCTTGATCGAGGAAGGCCTGAGCGGCGATGGCGGCGTTGTTGAGGTAGCAATAACCGCCCATCAAATCGCTGGCGGCATGGTGTCCCGGCGGACGGCACAGGGCGAAGGCACTGCGGGCGCCGTTCTGAATGGCGGCTTGTGCGGTGAGGGCAACTTGCGCTGCGCTGTACGCCGCTTGCCAGGTGCCGGCGGTGATCGGGGCGCCGCCGTCGAAGCTGTAATAACCGAGCTGGCCGTGCAGGCTGGTCGGCAGAATCCGGCGCAAGGTGCGAGCTGGCCAGGTGTAGGGCAGCAAGTCGCCGTCGGTGTTGAATTCGGTCCAGCGTGCCCAGGCACCTTTGAAGAAGTCGAGGTAGTCGCGGCTGTGGATGCGCGCAATTGGATCGAGGCCGAAATCCTGTGGCGCCTGGACCGGGCCCAGGTTCTGGTTTTGCACACGTTGCAACACATGGTCGGCACGCGAGGGCATCTCGAAGCAGGGCATCAATTGCCCGTCCATCAATTCACAACGGCCGTGGTGCAGGTGGTGATCGTCCGAGTAGATCGTCAGCATTTCTTGTTCTCCGCAGGCTGATTCGGTTGAACACAGTCTTGCGGCGCGGCGCGATTCGGAGAACGGCAGGAAAGGCCAAAAGGGGATAAATATGGCCAAAATACATGACCGAAATTCGCCCCTTATTGGCGCGATGGTGCCCCGGATCAGCGCATTGACTGTTGAGCCTGTGGGGGCGGGTTATCCGTGTGGCCTGAACTGACTCGGCGCGACACCGCTCCAGCGCACAAAGGCATGGCGGAAACTGGCGGTCTCGCTGAAGCCCAGCGCCTCGGCGATCCGGTAGATCGGCATCCGGTCTTCACACAGCATATGTTTGGCTTGTTCAAACCTGAGTTCGTCGAGCAATTCCTGGTAACTGCACCCCAGGTCCTTGAGATGCCGACGCAAGGTTCGCGCTGAACAATTCATCTGCTCGGCCAATCCTTCAAGTCCGGGCGCTGCATTGAGTTGGGTGCTGAGGAGTTGGCGAATTCGCCCCAGCCACGCCTGACGCCCGGTGAACTCAGTGTTTTGTTTGCGACAGCGATCGGCCATGGCCTGGTGGGTGATGACGTCGGCGAGCGGCAAGGGAAGGTCGAGCCAGCGTTTGTCGAAGGCAAAGGCGTTGTCCTGCGCCTCAAAGTGCAGCGGGCAGTCGAAGTGCTCCGCGTAGGTCGCCTCATAGTCAGGGGCGGCATGTTCGAAGCGTGCCGCCAGCAACGGCAGCGGATGCCCGATCAAGTCGTCGCAGATGACTTTCAAGGACACCAGGCAAAATTCGGCATTGAAGACGGCAAGCGCCGGATTCTCCCGGTAGTCGGCGGCCACGAACCAGACGCGCTCGCCGTCGCTTTCCAGGCTCAACTCGAAAAGTGTTCCCAACAGCGCCGGATAACGCATCGCCAGCCGTAATGCGTCACCGAAGGTGGCACTGGTGAGCAGCGCATAACCGAGGATGCCGTAGGAGGAAACATGCATCCGCCGCCCCAGTTCCAGGCCAATGTCTCGCTTGAGCGCGACCGCGTTGGCGCAGACCTGCATCTCCTGGTTGGTGGTGATGCGCGTGTCCGCCCGGCTCAGATCCGCCGCGCTGATGCCGCTACCGGCGAGCAGCGCTTCGCTGGACAGGCCTTCGGCCTTGAAGGTGTTGAGCACCAGTGAGACAGCGTTGAGTGTGGTGAGGTGGGAGTGGAGCATGGGTGGTTCCAGCCGTGGAATGACTGGAACGCAGCAAGTTATATGCCGAGCGCAAAACCTGTAGGAGCTGTCGAGTGAAACGAGGCTGCGATCTTTTGCCCTTGAAAAAACAAGATCAAAAGATCGCAGCCTCGTTTCACTCGACAGCTCCTACAGGGGCGTGGTGTGTCAGCTCAGTTCGCCGCAGAGGTCGAGCTCTATGAGTCGGCGTACTTCAGCGGTATCCAGTCCGGTGCCCAGCAACCCATGCAACTTGCCGAACGCTGCCTCGCGGGTCATGCCGCCACCCGACAGTACGCCAGCACCACGCAAGCGGCTGCCGGCCTCATACACGTCCAGCTCAACGCCACCTTCGTGGCACTGCGTCACCGCCACCACCACAACGCCTTTGTTCCGCGCCCGCTCAAGGCTGGCGAGAAACTCGGGGTTGTCGCTCGGCCCCGTGCCACTGCCGTAACACTCCAGCACCAGGCCTTGAATGCCACTGTTCAACACACCGTCCAGCTGTTCGGCGCCGATGCCGGGAAACAGCGGCAGCACGGCGACCTTGGCCAGTTGCTTCGGTTGGTTGTAGGTCAATTGCGTCGGCAGCGAAGTGGCCTTCACACCGCCGCCTTGACGCTCAAGCCGCTTGAATGGATGACGCCCGAAACTGCGCACTTTCGCGCAGCGGGTCGGGTCCAGCAATTCACCATGGAAATACAGATGAACGCCCGGTGGCAGGCCTTGGCCCAGCGCAACCAGCGCGCCGCTGAGGTTTTCCCAGGCATCGCTGTCGGTCACGCCGGCAGGCAGCATCGAGCCGGTAAACACCACGCGGGCATGCAGGCCGAGCAACTGAAAGCTCATGGCCGCTGCGCTGTAAGCCAAGGTGTCGGTGCCATGCAAAATCAGCACGCTGTCGCAGCCTTGAACATCAACGGCGTCGACCACCGCTTCACGCAGCTGCTGCCAATAGGCTGGAGACATGTTGGCGCTGTCGATCAGCGGCGACATTTCACGAAAGCGCCACTGCGGCACCACCAGGTCAGGCTGGCTGTGCAGGTAGTCACGCATCCGCGCTTCAAAACCGGAAGCCGGGGCCAGGCCGTTGGCGCTGGCCTGCATGCCGATGGTGCCACCGGTGTAGAGCACCATGACGTGCTGGGCGGCAGGATAGGTCGAGGAATTCATGGGGGTTCTCCGAGAACGATGACAGCATGCGGCCGAGCATGACGCCGGCCGCACGCTGTGTCACGCCGGGCGCAGAGGGGCGCCCGGGTTTTTACCGATCAGCGTTGCGCTGCGGGTACGCCTTGCGGCTCTGCTGCGGCCTTGGGAGTGGCAGCGGGCGGATTGGCAGGCCAGGCTTTCAAGTCCAGGTCCAGATCCGGGAACTTGCTGGAATCGAACACAGGTGTCTTGATGCCGGCCGCGCGCTGGTCATCGTAGTCGCGCAGGATGCGCATGCCGACCTTGAACAGCAGGAACAGCGCAATCAGGTTCACAAACGCCAGCAGAGTCATGGTGATGTCGGCGAAGGCGAACACCGTGCCGAGGTTTTCGATCGCACCCCAGAAGATCAACACCAGCACCAGTGCGCGATAGCCGATCAGCGCCTTGCGGTTTTCACCGATCAGGAAGCGCAGGTTGCTCTCGCCCAGGTAGTAGTTGTAGAGGATCGAAGTGAACACGAACAACGACAAGGCCACGGAGATGAAACTACGGCCCCAGTCACCGACCACGGCGGCCAGCGAGTTCTGGGTCAGGGCAATGCCATCGCCTTCAAAGCCTGGGGTATAGAAACCCGACAAAAGAATCAGTAACGCGGTGCAGGTGCAGATCACGAAGGTGTCGAGGAACACGCTGAAAGCCTGAACCACACCTTGTGCCACCGGGTGTTCTACCGAGGCTACGGCGGCCACGTTCGGCGCACTGCCTAAACCGGCTTCGTTGGCAAACACGCCACGCTTCACGCCCATGACGATGGCGCTGCCGATCAGGCCGCCGAAGGCTTGATCCAGGCCGAAGGCGCTTTTGACGATGGTCATCAACATGCCCGGAACATGGTCGAATTGCAGCACGATCACGTAGAGGGTCACGCCGATGTACACCAGGGTTTTCACCGGTACCAGCAGGTCAGCGACCTTGGCGATACGCTTGATGCCGCCAATGAATACCATGCCCAGCAATACCGCCAGGGCCAGGCCGGTCCAGGTGGTGTCGAGGCCAAACGCGTTGTTCAGCGAGTGAGTCACGGCGTGGGATTGCAGGCCGTTGAAGGCAAAGCCGAAGGTCACCAGCAACAGGAAGGCCATGATCATGCCCAACCAGCGTTTCTGCAGACCGTGCTGGATGTAATAGGACGGACCGCCACGGTAGGTGCCATCGGCATCGGCGCGTTTATACAGCTGACCAAGGGAGCATTCGAAGAAGCTGCTGGACATGCCGACCAGCGCGGTCACCCACATCCAGAAGACTGCACCCGGACCACCCAGGGTCACGGCGATGCCGACACCGGCGATGTTGCCCGCACCAACGCGGCCAGCGAGGCTGAGCATCAGGGCCTGGAATGAACTGAGTTGCCCGGCGCTGCTTTTGAGGCTGTCGCGGAACACCGAGAACATGTGGAAGAAGTGACGCAGTTGAACGAAACGCGAGCGGATCGTGAAGTAGCTACCGAGCCCGACAATGAGCACGATCAGTACTTTCCCTGAGAGGAAGTCGTTGATGACTTCGAGCATGGATTATTCCTCGCTGTTTTTTGTTTAGGCAAATGCTGGACGAGTCGAAACATCGCGTTACACCGGTTTGCACTTGGCAAGACAGGTGAGGCGAACATTCGTCCCGGTTTCATATTGCGGGTTTGTTATTAGTTCGGGTTTCGCATGGGTTTGAGCCTCGTTACCGACGACCGCTCACGCGAAGAGGGGCGGCACTATACCTACCAGAGTGACGTCCGTCTGCACGATTGTGGTGCAAGCGATGAAACGAAGCCTTTGAAGCACCTGACGTTACCGGCGCCAGGCTTATGCAGAAGCTGCTCTTACGTTTTCAGCTTCCAGACATTCTGTCTTACTGCCAAAGAGTTAAAAAAAAGGGCTCGGGGAGTTAAATCCCCAAGCCCTCAAAAGGTGAGAGGTGTCTAGTCCCTCGACCTGGTGAGCGTGTCTCCCGGTGCTCTTCGTTAAAAGAGCAAGAGCCGGTGTTGCGTTCGGTTAAGCCTTCAAAGGCACCAGACGCGGAGCAATCATGTTTTCCGGGCGCAGGATGTCGGCGAGCATGTCTTCGTCGAGCAAACCTTCTTCGCGCACCAGTTCCAGCACGCCGCGGCCGCTTTCCAGAGCGATACGGGCGATGCGGGTGGCGTTTTCATAGCCGATGTACGGGTTCAGCGCGGTGACCAGGCCGATCGAGTGCTCGACCAATTCGCGGCAGCGTTCTTCGTTGGCGGTGATGCCGACGATGCAGTGTTCGCGCAGCATGTCCATGGCGCGTTGCAGCAGGCGGATCGAGTCGAAGATCTTGAACGCGATCAGCGGCTCCATCACGTTCAGTTGCAGCTGACCGCCTTCGGCCGCGATGGTCAGAGCCAAGTCGTTGCCGATGATCTGGAACGCCACTTGGTTCACAGCTTCCGGGATGACCGGGTTGACCTTGCCGGGCATGATCGAGCTGCCAGGCTGACGTGCCGGCAGGTTGATTTCATTGATGCCGGTGCGTGGTCCGCTGGACAGCAGGCGCAGGTCGTTGCAGATCTTCGACAGCTTGACCGCGGTGCGCTTGAGCATGCCGGAGAACAGCACGAAGGCGCCCATGTCGGAGGTGGCTTCGATCAGGTCGGCGGCTGGAACCAGCGGTTGACCACTGATCAAGGCCAAGCGCTGAACGGCCAGGTGCTGGTAACGCGGGTCGGCGTTGATGCCGGTGCCGATCGCGGTGCCGCCCAGGTTCACTTCGGTCAGCAGCTCAGGGGCCAACGTCTTCAGACGGGCCAAGTCTTCGCCCAGCGTGGTGGCGAAGGCGCGGAACTCCTGGCCGAGGGTCATCGGCACGGCGTCTTGCAGTTGGGTACGGCCCATTTTCAGGACGTGAGCGAATTCCTGACCTTTGGCAGCGAACGCCTGGATCAGGCTGTCGAGGCTGGCCAGCAGTGCGTCGTGACCCAGCAGCAGACCCAGACGGATCGCTGTCGGATAGGCGTCGTTGGTCGACTGCGCCATGTTCACGTCGTTGTTCGGGTGCAGGTATTGGTACTCGCCTTTCTGGTGACCCATGGCCTCCAGGGCGATGTTGGCGATCACTTCGTTGGCATTCATGTTGGTCGAAGTGCCGGCGCCGCCTTGAATCATGTCGACCACGAACTCTTCGTGGAAATCACCGCGGATCAATCGTGCACAGGCTTCGCTGATGGCAGCGTGCTTGGCTTCGCTCAGGTGACCCAACTCGCGGTTGGCGTCAGCGGCGGCCTGTTTGACCATCGCCAGGCCGACAACCAGTTTCGGGTAATGCGAAATCGGAACGCCGGAGAGACGGAAGTTGTTCACCGCTCGCAGGGTCTGGATGCCGTAATACGCTTGAGCCGGTACTTCGAGTACGCCAAGCAGGTCTTTTTCTGTGCGGAAAGATGCAGCGGAGGACATGATAGAAATCATCTCGATATGGACCCGGTCTGTGCCGGAACACTGCAAATGCTAGGCTTGTGGATAATTTTCGGCCAATGCTGTTAAACACTGGCCTATGCACATTCGGCATAATGCCCATGTGACGCCACGTCTGTGGCGAACGTGTGACCTAAATTGGTGCGTGTCCGGGAGGGCGTGATGAATCTGGAAAGTAAATGGCTTGAGGACTTCAGTGCCTTGGCCGCCACCCGCAGCTTCTCCCAGGCTGCCGAACGACGTTTCGTGACCCAGCCCGCATTCAGTCGGCGAATCCGCAGCCTTGAAGCGGCGCTCGGGCTGCAACTGGTCAACCGTTCGCGCACGCCCATCGAACTGACGGCGGCGGGACAGCTCTTTCTGGTCACGGCGCGCACCGTGGTCGAGCAGCTCGGTGAAGTGCTGCGCCATCTCCATCACCTGGAAGGCGGGCAGGGCGAGGTGATGCAGGTGGCCGCCGCTCACTCGCTGGCGTTGGGATTCTTTCCGCGCTGGATCGCCCAGTTACGCAACGAGGGGCTGAACATTGCGACGCGCCTTGTGGCGACCAACGTCGGCGATGCGGTGCATGCCTTGCGCGAAGGCGGTTGCGATTTGATGCTGGCGTTCTATGACCCGGACGCGGCGTTGCAGATGGACTCTGAGATTTTCCCGTCGCTGCACTTGGGCGATACCGAGATGCTGCCGGTTTGCGCCGCCGATGCCGACGGTAAACCGCTGTTCGATCTGGAG
This genomic window contains:
- a CDS encoding AraC family transcriptional regulator produces the protein MLHSHLTTLNAVSLVLNTFKAEGLSSEALLAGSGISAADLSRADTRITTNQEMQVCANAVALKRDIGLELGRRMHVSSYGILGYALLTSATFGDALRLAMRYPALLGTLFELSLESDGERVWFVAADYRENPALAVFNAEFCLVSLKVICDDLIGHPLPLLAARFEHAAPDYEATYAEHFDCPLHFEAQDNAFAFDKRWLDLPLPLADVITHQAMADRCRKQNTEFTGRQAWLGRIRQLLSTQLNAAPGLEGLAEQMNCSARTLRRHLKDLGCSYQELLDELRFEQAKHMLCEDRMPIYRIAEALGFSETASFRHAFVRWSGVAPSQFRPHG
- a CDS encoding LysR substrate-binding domain-containing protein → MNLESKWLEDFSALAATRSFSQAAERRFVTQPAFSRRIRSLEAALGLQLVNRSRTPIELTAAGQLFLVTARTVVEQLGEVLRHLHHLEGGQGEVMQVAAAHSLALGFFPRWIAQLRNEGLNIATRLVATNVGDAVHALREGGCDLMLAFYDPDAALQMDSEIFPSLHLGDTEMLPVCAADADGKPLFDLEGEGSVPLLAYSAGAFLGRSVNMLLRQRALRFTTIYETAMADSLKSMALEGLGIAWVPQLSVRAELARGELVVCGGPQWHVPLEIRLYRCALVRKANVRLLWRKLEGGAAASA
- a CDS encoding polyamine ABC transporter substrate-binding protein codes for the protein MNRLKRFIAPALCATVLSGAVHAEERTLRVYNWFDYITPKALEDFKAQNTQTKLVYDIFDTNEALEAKLLTGNSGYDVVVPSNVFLAKQIEAGVFQPLDRSKLPNWNHLDPKLMKLLEGNDPGNKFAVPYMYGTILIGFNPDKVKAALGDNAPVDSWDLIFKEENISKLKQCGVALLDSPSEILPLALQHLGLDPNSKKPADYDKAEALLMKIRPYITYFHSSKYMADIANGDICVAVGYSGSFSQAANRAKEAKNGVVVDMRLPKEGAPIWFDMLAIPKGAKNPDDAYTFINYLLQPQVIAPVSDFVGYPNPNKDATEMVDPAIRNNPNLYPTATAMGTLYTLQPLPRDAERARTRAWTKIKSGT
- a CDS encoding histone deacetylase family protein, which gives rise to MLTIYSDDHHLHHGRCELMDGQLMPCFEMPSRADHVLQRVQNQNLGPVQAPQDFGLDPIARIHSRDYLDFFKGAWARWTEFNTDGDLLPYTWPARTLRRILPTSLHGQLGYYSFDGGAPITAGTWQAAYSAAQVALTAQAAIQNGARSAFALCRPPGHHAASDLMGGYCYLNNAAIAAQAFLDQGHKKIAILDVDYHHGNGTQSIFYERSDVLFTSIHGHPEAEFPFFLGYEDELGEGAGEGFNFNYPLPAGSGWDSWSAALEQACKEIEKYGADIVVVSLGVDTFKDDPISQFKLDSPDYLAMGERIAGLGKPTLFVMEGGYAVEEIGINAVNVLEGFESAQ
- a CDS encoding asparaginase — protein: MNSSTYPAAQHVMVLYTGGTIGMQASANGLAPASGFEARMRDYLHSQPDLVVPQWRFREMSPLIDSANMSPAYWQQLREAVVDAVDVQGCDSVLILHGTDTLAYSAAAMSFQLLGLHARVVFTGSMLPAGVTDSDAWENLSGALVALGQGLPPGVHLYFHGELLDPTRCAKVRSFGRHPFKRLERQGGGVKATSLPTQLTYNQPKQLAKVAVLPLFPGIGAEQLDGVLNSGIQGLVLECYGSGTGPSDNPEFLASLERARNKGVVVVAVTQCHEGGVELDVYEAGSRLRGAGVLSGGGMTREAAFGKLHGLLGTGLDTAEVRRLIELDLCGELS
- the aspA gene encoding aspartate ammonia-lyase, whose translation is MSSAASFRTEKDLLGVLEVPAQAYYGIQTLRAVNNFRLSGVPISHYPKLVVGLAMVKQAAADANRELGHLSEAKHAAISEACARLIRGDFHEEFVVDMIQGGAGTSTNMNANEVIANIALEAMGHQKGEYQYLHPNNDVNMAQSTNDAYPTAIRLGLLLGHDALLASLDSLIQAFAAKGQEFAHVLKMGRTQLQDAVPMTLGQEFRAFATTLGEDLARLKTLAPELLTEVNLGGTAIGTGINADPRYQHLAVQRLALISGQPLVPAADLIEATSDMGAFVLFSGMLKRTAVKLSKICNDLRLLSSGPRTGINEINLPARQPGSSIMPGKVNPVIPEAVNQVAFQIIGNDLALTIAAEGGQLQLNVMEPLIAFKIFDSIRLLQRAMDMLREHCIVGITANEERCRELVEHSIGLVTALNPYIGYENATRIARIALESGRGVLELVREEGLLDEDMLADILRPENMIAPRLVPLKA
- a CDS encoding alanine/glycine:cation symporter family protein yields the protein MLEVINDFLSGKVLIVLIVGLGSYFTIRSRFVQLRHFFHMFSVFRDSLKSSAGQLSSFQALMLSLAGRVGAGNIAGVGIAVTLGGPGAVFWMWVTALVGMSSSFFECSLGQLYKRADADGTYRGGPSYYIQHGLQKRWLGMIMAFLLLVTFGFAFNGLQSHAVTHSLNNAFGLDTTWTGLALAVLLGMVFIGGIKRIAKVADLLVPVKTLVYIGVTLYVIVLQFDHVPGMLMTIVKSAFGLDQAFGGLIGSAIVMGVKRGVFANEAGLGSAPNVAAVASVEHPVAQGVVQAFSVFLDTFVICTCTALLILLSGFYTPGFEGDGIALTQNSLAAVVGDWGRSFISVALSLFVFTSILYNYYLGESNLRFLIGENRKALIGYRALVLVLIFWGAIENLGTVFAFADITMTLLAFVNLIALFLLFKVGMRILRDYDDQRAAGIKTPVFDSSKFPDLDLDLKAWPANPPAATPKAAAEPQGVPAAQR